The following is a genomic window from Flavobacterium sp..
TAGAAGCAAAATTGTTTTGCTTGGTTAATTATAATAATGTGATGGCTATGAAATTTAAACAGCCCATGGAAGATGCAGAATCTATGATAGATATTTTTAAAAGTTCGATGGGAGCTGATAAAGTATCGTATGATAAATTAACCAATACCTTTCGTATAGAAATGCGTTCTACATTGATTGCTGTTTCTGATGATTTGACCAAAAACAAATGGAAGTTTTTAAATAAAGACAAAGAGAATAAAATGTTTTCTATGATTTTTAATGACAAAATTGTAAAAGCTTTAGGATTATAACATGAACGAAAATAACATCACCTATACTGAGTTTTTCAACCAAGTTAGAGCAAGTATCGCTGAAGGTACTTTTGCGAAATTAACACTAGCTAAAACCGTTGGAAAGCCCGAATTACAAAATATTTACGTAAAAACCATCGTAGAAGACAATATCTTAAAATTGTCGATGACGTATAAAATTTACACTACCGAAAAGCAAGAATTAGTAAAAATCTGCAAATTAGACAATTTAGAAGCGGAGCTAATTCCGCATATCAACAACCCGTTTTTATCTGCTTTGTTATTTACTACTGAAGCTGATATTACAATGAAATTAAACAAAAAGCGCGTAGCCAGTATTATAGAACAAGCACCAACTTTTAAAAATGCGGATGCGAGTTTGATGGAGTTTTTGAATAAGTAGTTGAATTAATCATTCCCATCAGGAAATATCTTCCCTGGATTCAATACATTATTGGGATCAAAAATCGCTTTGATGCGTTCCATTAATTCCAAATGTACTTTTGAAAACGCAATATCCATGTAGTTTTTTTGCACCAAACCAATACCGTGTTCACCAGAAAGTGTACCTTTTAAACCAACCGTTAATTCAAAAATTTCACGAATTCCTTTTGGAACTTCAGTTTTCCAATTGTCATCGGTCATGTTACCTTTGATGATGTTTACATGCAAATTGCCATCGCCTGCATGTCCATAACACACCGATTGAAAACCATACTTCGAACCAATTTCTTTGATTCCTTTTAATAATTTTGGTAATTCATATCTTGGTACAACGGTATCTTCTTCTTTATAAATCGAATTTGCTTTTACCGCTTCCGCAACAGAACGGCGCATTTTCCAAAGCGCATTTTTTTGTTCCTCGGTATCGGCAAATAATACTTCGTCGATTTCAAATTGTTCTACTACTGCCAAAATTTGTTCGGCTTCTTGCATCAAAATTTCTGGATAATTTCCATCTACTTCAATCAACAAATGCGCTTGAACGTTGTCTTTTACTTCCACATTCAACCCATCGACAAATTTCAATGTCCAATCAATGGCATCACGTTCCATAAACTCTATAGCACTTGGAATAATTCCCGCTCTAAAAATAGCCGAAACCGCTTCACAAGCTTGCTCCGCTTTATAAAATGGAACCAAAAGCAAAACGTTGTGTTTATTTTGAGGTAATAATTTCAATACAATTTTAGTTACAATACCTAAAGTTCCTTCACTACCAACCATCAATTGCGTAAGATTATAACCCGTTGAATTTTTCAAGGTATTAGCACCTGTCCAAATAATATCACCTGTCGGTAAAACAACTTCTAAATTTAGCACATAATCTTTCGTAACGCCATATTTCAAAGCTCTTGCACCACCAGAATTTTCAGCAATGTTTCCACCAATATAACAACTACCCATACTACTTGGATCTACGGGATAAAACAAGCCTTTTTCGGCAACAGCTTCACGTAAAACTTGTGTAATTACACCAGGTTGAGTTGTAACTTGTAGGTTTTGTTCATCAATTTCAATGATTTGATTGAATCGTTCCATTGAAATTCCAATGCCACCATAAATCGATAAGGCTCCGCCACTTAATCCCGTACGCGCACCAATTGGTGTTGTCGGAATTTTATACGTGTTCGAAACTTTTAAAATTTGCACAACTTCTCCCGTATTGGCAGGTTTCACCACGACATGAGGCGGAAAACTTAAATCTTCCGTTTCGTCGTGTCCATATGTTTTACGAGTAGCTTCATCAGTAAAAATATAAGCCGAACCTACAATGTTTTCAAGCGCAAGTAATATTTCAGAATTCATAGTGTACAATTGAAGTGTAAAGATAACAAAATGTCAAATATACGCTTACTGATTTTATTACTATAAATTTTGTATTTTTACAGAAAGCAATTATCTTTTGAAAACACCAAATAAACAATCGGCACTTTCAGAAATTCACGGCGTTGCTCAACCCGAAACGTTGAGTGCGGTTGTAGCAACTCAAATTCAACAATTCCGAAGAAAACAACCTTCGGCAGAAGAGCTGATTGCTGGAATTTTAAAAGGAGATAAAACCGCTTTAAGTCGTGCAATTACTTTAGTCGAAAGCACAAATCCTGAACATTTAACCAAAGCGAATGAGGTAATTAAAGGTTGTTTGCCACATGCAAATAATTCGGTTCGAATAGGAATTACAGGAGTTCCTGGTGTCGGGAAAAGTACATTTATTGAAGCTTTTGGAAAATATTTAACTTCCATCGGAAAGAAAGTTGCAGTTTTAGCAGTTGACCCGAGTTCGTCAATTAGTCACGGAAGTATTTTGGGTGATAAAACCCGAATGGAAGAACTGGTTAAAGATGAAAATGCCTATATTCGACCAAGTGCTTCGGGCGATACATTAGGAGGTGTTGCTAGAAAAACGCGAGAAACTATTATTTTGTGTGAAGCTTGTGGATTTGATACAATTATCA
Proteins encoded in this region:
- a CDS encoding FAD-binding oxidoreductase, with the protein product MNSEILLALENIVGSAYIFTDEATRKTYGHDETEDLSFPPHVVVKPANTGEVVQILKVSNTYKIPTTPIGARTGLSGGALSIYGGIGISMERFNQIIEIDEQNLQVTTQPGVITQVLREAVAEKGLFYPVDPSSMGSCYIGGNIAENSGGARALKYGVTKDYVLNLEVVLPTGDIIWTGANTLKNSTGYNLTQLMVGSEGTLGIVTKIVLKLLPQNKHNVLLLVPFYKAEQACEAVSAIFRAGIIPSAIEFMERDAIDWTLKFVDGLNVEVKDNVQAHLLIEVDGNYPEILMQEAEQILAVVEQFEIDEVLFADTEEQKNALWKMRRSVAEAVKANSIYKEEDTVVPRYELPKLLKGIKEIGSKYGFQSVCYGHAGDGNLHVNIIKGNMTDDNWKTEVPKGIREIFELTVGLKGTLSGEHGIGLVQKNYMDIAFSKVHLELMERIKAIFDPNNVLNPGKIFPDGND
- the meaB gene encoding methylmalonyl Co-A mutase-associated GTPase MeaB gives rise to the protein MKTPNKQSALSEIHGVAQPETLSAVVATQIQQFRRKQPSAEELIAGILKGDKTALSRAITLVESTNPEHLTKANEVIKGCLPHANNSVRIGITGVPGVGKSTFIEAFGKYLTSIGKKVAVLAVDPSSSISHGSILGDKTRMEELVKDENAYIRPSASGDTLGGVARKTRETIILCEACGFDTIIIETVGVGQSETAVHSMVDFFLLLKISGAGDELQGIKRGIMEMADTIVINKADGDNIAKAKLAKTEFNRALHLFPAKSSGWIPKVTTCSAYEQTGIDAIWEIISEYFDLVKANHYFEEKRQNQNQFWMMETINEQLKSHFYNHSNVIQLLEKNKKAVLNNEISPFAAAVNLLEQYFKN